From Hyla sarda isolate aHylSar1 chromosome 5, aHylSar1.hap1, whole genome shotgun sequence, a single genomic window includes:
- the LOC130272617 gene encoding protein spinster homolog 1-like encodes MASPQDPLLKEEEEAMEDHSDMDVEKGDIPERQNLPSLSVMSTARSIITVVILAFVNLLIYANRSSVAGVLPYIQKAYDTNASLSGLLNTLFIGSYVLVAPIAGYLGDHCNKKYTVCAGVIVWLSMTLTLSFIPDGYFLLFLLTSGLVGAGEATFCTIAPSIIADLFTSDQRTRMLNVFYSVIPVGCGLGYIIGPKVTDAARGDWHWAFRVTPGLGLIAVALMILVTKELPRTTTNGKKNNKSQKFAKWATDLKKLFKNRSFMLTTMGSTAVSFIVGAIGVWGPSYLTHARTLLQEKDPCRAEPCDYHDILIFGVVTVVSGILGVVAGTEISKRYRKSNPRADPLVCGCAMMLSAPFLLLALTFGNISLVATNIFIFIGETLLSVNFTLISDIILKVVTPWRRSSALAVQMTIYHLLGDAGSPYLIGLISDTYERGYAKSPLLKYRSLEYALMTCTIMAVIGGAFFMATALYIERDEKEAEMESEPPSSSSSSLLPADEHRASD; translated from the coding sequence atggcctctccacaagacccattgctgaaggaggaggaagaagcaatggaggaccatagtgatatggatgtagaaaagggcgatatccctgagaggcagaacctgccatctctaagcgtgatgtccactgcacgttccatcatcaccgtagtgatcctcgcctttgttaatttgctcatctatgcaaatcgctccagcgtggcgggggtgctgccttatatacagaaagcatatgacaccaatgctagtctgtccggcttattgaatacattgttcattggaagctacgtgctggtcgcaccaattgccggatatttgggcgaccactgtaataagaaatatactgtttgcgcaggagtcatcgtttggctgagcatgacacttaccctgtcattcatccctgacgggtacttcctgctcttcctcctgacgagtggactggttggagccggagaggcgactttctgcaccatcgccccctccatcattgcagacctttttacaagtgaccagcggacccgcatgctgaacgtgttttactccgtcatacctgtaggctgcggactaggatacatcatcgggcccaaagtgactgatgcagcaaggggcgattggcactgggcatttcgggtcacccctggcctgggcctcatagctgtggctttgatgattttggtcacaaaggagcttccaagaacgactacaaacgggaagaagaacaacaaatcccagaagtttgccaaatgggcgacagatctgaaaaaactatttaaaaatcgaagcttcatgttaaccaccatgggatcgacggctgtatccttcatagtgggagccataggtgtatggggtccgtcatacctgacccacgcacgaacactcctacaagagaaggacccttgccgtgctgaaccgtgtgactatcacgacatcctaatatttggtgtggttacagtcgtttccggcattctgggagttgtagcagggacggagataagtaaaagatatcgcaaatccaacccacgggcggacccgcttgtgtgtggatgcgcgatgatgctctccgccccttttcttctgttggcattgacttttggcaacatcagccttgttgccaccaacatcttcatcttcatcggagagacgcttctttcagtaaatttcaccctcatatctgacattatactaaaagtagtaactccgtggaggagatcttcagccctggccgtgcagatgacaatctatcacctcctaggtgatgccggcagcccgtacctcatcggcctaatatctgacacctacgaaagaggatatgccaaatcccctcttctgaaataccgcagcctggagtatgccctcatgacctgcaccataatggcagtcatcggaggggccttcttcatggccacggccctatatatagagagggacgaaaaagaagcagagatggaatcagaacctccgtcatcctcctcctcctcactgcttcctgccgatgagcaccgcgcttcagactga